CCCCCTGCTCCATACATCCTGACAGTGTAAAACAAACTGTGAAGTTAGGGGCTGTGTCTAAACCTGGCTTAGCTAGCGGTATTAGTGGTCCAGAGCAGAAGTTCAAGATTCAACTATTGAACTGCTCATTCGCGATGTCAACTCCTGCGCCAGGATCCCCGATAGGCAATAATGTAAGTGTAACCTTTACCGGTCCTCAAGGTGGGTACCCAGGTACAGGGGTGACCAACACCTTACTGGGCATCACCGGTTCAGCAAAAGGTGCCAGCATCCAACTTATTGATTATTCCAGTAAACCAGTAATTTTGGGTCAAAAAACCACCCTGCAAGAACTCGCTCAAAGCAGTAA
The sequence above is drawn from the Yersinia intermedia genome and encodes:
- a CDS encoding fimbrial protein, coding for MNMNKMALATMLMCGSISLANAATGGQVNFEGSITDTPCSIHPDSVKQTVKLGAVSKPGLASGISGPEQKFKIQLLNCSFAMSTPAPGSPIGNNVSVTFTGPQGGYPGTGVTNTLLGITGSAKGASIQLIDYSSKPVILGQKTTLQELAQSSNTDLEFTAYLKPNPGVAASDIVEGNFTSTVNFIMNYE